Proteins encoded by one window of Aphis gossypii isolate Hap1 chromosome X, ASM2018417v2, whole genome shotgun sequence:
- the LOC114129357 gene encoding pterin-4-alpha-carbinolamine dehydratase, with the protein MTTVFLNNTWVPVLRCISKYSTKRIRKMPSLLTKEERVELLQPLFSNQWSLVKDRDAIYKEFLFSDFIQAFGFMTQVALKSEKMNHHPEWFNVYNKVQVTLSTHDVSGLSSNDINLATFLDKTEKSIKASS; encoded by the exons ATGACGACAGTGTTCTTAAACAATACGTGGGTACCTGTACTCCGTTGCATATCTAAATATTCGACTAAGCGTATAAGGAAAATG ccaAGTTTATTAACTAAAGAAGAGAGAGTAGAATTACTCCAGCCATTATTCTCTAACCAATGGTCATTAGTGAAAGACAGAGATGCCATTTACAAGGAATTTTTATTCTCCGACTTTATTCAA GCATTTGGATTCATGACTCAAGTAGCAttgaaaagtgaaaaaatGAACCATCACCCTGAATggtttaatgtatacaataaagtaCAAGTTACATTATCCACACATGATGTAAGTGGTTTGTCCTCAAACGATATTAATCTTGCTACATTTTTggataaaacagaaaaaagcATTAAAGCatcttcataa